A window of the Parvularcula bermudensis HTCC2503 genome harbors these coding sequences:
- a CDS encoding efflux RND transporter periplasmic adaptor subunit — protein MKHLILILIVLFAGAAHAQETETYTCPMHPHYISMDADGVCPICGMDLVPVSEAPLVDGGDQAGIAVSPAMIQTMGVRTAPAEVVSFARQVRAFGRVEPSTRAETVAASRVEGWIEDLAVTAEGDRVEAGDLLYRVYSPDLIGAQQDYLAALRSGAGGRIEAAAQRLRSLGMQDGVIATLREGRAVIERMPVTAEEDGVVSALSVREGTYVTPGDVILRLQRYDEVWIIASVAEQDLPLIAEGTPATVTVSAAAVPEREATVDYVYPTIDPETRTGRVRIVLSNDDQALRTGAYADVTFAVDDRPRLSVPSEAILRDSRGAHVVMALGGGRFAPRPVQTGLSALGQTEIVAGLEPGEEIVTSGQFLLDSEASLREGFSKMGGGLGPEVPLSDLPMTDETLAMVDHFVDAALYFHEALVDGYAVQPSFLDPTLGVGETLRARYANTRLSPIILHAEGAVRAAQEAGGPAELADALSDLMEGLRPWLLEGAPQHYADEGLTLFRAGEDRLWVQEGSQPANPYGDGDAERIVWPDVMAMDDASDRPAMAGHNH, from the coding sequence ATGAAACATCTCATCCTCATTCTGATCGTTCTGTTCGCGGGGGCCGCCCACGCGCAGGAGACCGAGACCTATACCTGTCCGATGCACCCTCATTACATCTCCATGGATGCAGACGGGGTCTGTCCGATCTGCGGGATGGACCTGGTGCCGGTCTCCGAAGCCCCCCTGGTCGATGGCGGAGACCAGGCCGGCATTGCCGTATCCCCCGCCATGATCCAGACCATGGGGGTACGGACGGCGCCGGCGGAGGTCGTCTCCTTCGCCCGGCAGGTCCGCGCCTTTGGTCGTGTCGAACCGAGCACGCGCGCGGAGACGGTTGCTGCTTCTCGGGTAGAGGGATGGATCGAAGACCTGGCGGTCACAGCGGAAGGAGATCGTGTCGAAGCCGGGGACCTTCTCTACCGCGTCTACAGCCCGGACCTGATCGGGGCGCAGCAGGACTACCTCGCGGCGTTGCGCAGCGGCGCGGGCGGAAGGATCGAGGCGGCGGCGCAGCGTCTGCGCTCCCTCGGCATGCAGGATGGCGTCATCGCGACCTTGCGTGAGGGCCGAGCCGTTATCGAGCGGATGCCGGTGACCGCGGAGGAGGACGGGGTGGTATCGGCGCTGTCCGTGCGCGAAGGAACCTATGTCACGCCTGGCGATGTGATCCTTCGGCTACAGCGTTACGACGAGGTGTGGATCATCGCCTCGGTGGCGGAGCAGGACCTCCCCTTAATCGCCGAGGGGACGCCCGCGACGGTCACTGTGTCCGCTGCCGCCGTGCCGGAGCGCGAGGCGACGGTCGACTACGTCTACCCCACTATCGATCCGGAAACCCGGACGGGCCGCGTCCGGATCGTCCTGTCGAACGACGACCAGGCCCTGCGGACCGGCGCCTATGCCGATGTCACCTTCGCCGTCGACGATCGGCCCCGACTTTCGGTACCGAGCGAGGCGATCCTCCGCGACAGTCGCGGCGCCCATGTGGTGATGGCGCTGGGCGGCGGGCGGTTCGCGCCGCGACCGGTGCAGACGGGGCTGTCGGCCCTGGGGCAAACGGAGATCGTCGCCGGGCTGGAACCGGGCGAAGAGATCGTCACCAGCGGGCAGTTCCTCCTCGATTCCGAGGCGAGCCTCCGGGAAGGGTTTTCGAAGATGGGCGGCGGGCTCGGCCCGGAGGTTCCCCTTTCGGACCTGCCGATGACGGATGAAACGCTGGCCATGGTCGATCACTTCGTTGATGCGGCGCTTTATTTTCACGAGGCGCTGGTTGATGGGTATGCGGTGCAGCCGAGCTTCCTCGATCCTACCCTCGGTGTTGGGGAAACGCTGCGCGCGCGCTACGCGAACACGCGTCTTTCGCCCATCATTCTCCATGCGGAAGGCGCAGTCCGGGCGGCGCAGGAGGCGGGGGGCCCCGCGGAACTGGCAGATGCGCTGTCCGATCTGATGGAGGGCCTGCGCCCGTGGCTCCTCGAAGGCGCCCCCCAACACTATGCCGACGAGGGACTGACGCTCTTCCGTGCCGGAGAGGATCGCCTCTGGGTCCAGGAAGGCAGTCAGCCCGCCAACCCGTATGGCGACGGCGACGCCGAGCGGATCGTGTGGCCGGACGTCATGGCGATGGACGATGCCTCGGATCGGCCTGCCATGGCCGGACACAATCATTAG
- a CDS encoding TolC family protein has translation MSHSLSLSPVFSALLAGPLLLASAHGQSVDDLEARLRDHPALQSLKWETEAVGAEGRAALGLPDPVVSLGINNLPVEDPAFDRFLPTHKAIGVRQDIPNLKSRRAGAAMSDGEAARLELMAEQRFAALRARLITALADRRRIIEQQNVLEAQAEALDALTETVEADLAAGRAVAFRLAQVDVERVDLSRRRADLAAEMAAVEAALIDLVGDVPQTDLPPIEPQQWIGEASAFHAVRLADAGIDIAAAGTMRAEAAYWPNWGVGLTYQQREEGSGLPGEIFRGDDWVSAQVTFTVPLWQRNNQDPKLRAAKAREAAARSDLATAARMAQAAWSRLDAARVAAEDSVDLLEAKIAGLAEQARAARADYEAGYGTYSSVIDAELAALELRSQLAAERARVIALTAEANSLLVTP, from the coding sequence CGACCACCCCGCGCTTCAGTCCCTTAAATGGGAGACAGAAGCGGTGGGGGCGGAGGGCCGGGCGGCCCTTGGGCTGCCGGATCCTGTCGTCAGTCTGGGCATCAACAATCTCCCAGTGGAAGATCCGGCGTTCGACCGGTTTCTGCCCACGCACAAGGCCATCGGCGTCCGGCAGGACATCCCCAATCTGAAGAGCCGACGGGCGGGCGCGGCAATGTCCGACGGGGAAGCGGCGCGGCTGGAATTGATGGCGGAACAACGCTTCGCCGCCCTGCGCGCCCGTCTCATCACCGCGCTGGCGGACCGGCGACGGATTATCGAGCAGCAGAACGTACTCGAAGCACAGGCTGAAGCCCTCGATGCCCTGACCGAGACGGTCGAGGCCGACCTTGCGGCCGGACGGGCCGTCGCTTTCCGGCTGGCGCAGGTCGATGTCGAACGCGTCGATCTGAGTCGCCGCCGGGCAGACCTCGCTGCCGAAATGGCCGCTGTGGAGGCGGCGCTCATCGACCTCGTGGGCGATGTGCCGCAAACGGATCTTCCGCCCATCGAGCCGCAGCAATGGATCGGGGAGGCAAGCGCCTTCCATGCCGTCCGCCTCGCCGATGCCGGGATCGATATTGCCGCAGCGGGCACGATGCGGGCCGAGGCGGCGTACTGGCCCAATTGGGGCGTGGGACTGACCTATCAGCAACGGGAGGAGGGCAGCGGTCTGCCGGGCGAGATTTTCCGGGGCGATGACTGGGTCTCGGCGCAGGTGACCTTCACCGTGCCCCTGTGGCAGCGAAACAATCAGGACCCCAAGCTGCGCGCGGCGAAGGCGCGGGAGGCGGCCGCCCGATCCGACCTCGCCACCGCCGCCCGGATGGCCCAGGCGGCCTGGAGCCGGCTCGATGCGGCGCGCGTGGCGGCAGAGGACAGTGTCGACCTGCTGGAGGCCAAGATCGCCGGGCTCGCGGAGCAGGCGCGCGCAGCCCGGGCGGATTACGAAGCGGGATACGGTACCTATTCCTCGGTCATCGACGCGGAGCTCGCTGCCCTCGAACTCCGTTCTCAACTGGCCGCGGAACGGGCGCGTGTGATTGCGCTGACCGCCGAAGCCAACAGCCTCTTGGTGACGCCATGA
- a CDS encoding efflux RND transporter permease subunit, with translation MSEHDPSLTGHDPTKSWVAAVIDWSVRNQLIVLALAAALAVAGWLAVQRTPLDAIPDLTDTQVIIRTDFPGQSPQIVEDLVTYPLSTQLLGLPKTKDVRGASMFGTSFVYVIFEDDVDLYWARSRVVEALSRLGDVLPDAATPQIGPDATGVGWVYQYALVDRTGGTDLAELRSIQDWFLKLELSGVEGVAEVASVGGYVREYQVLIDPNRLRAFDVPIGRIAEAVRTASAEVGGRVIEQGETEFMVRSSGYVDEREDLEQAVVYAEDGTPVTLGDIARIVEGPALRRGVVELNGEGEVVAGIVVMRDGENALEVIDRVEAKLDQLRNGLPEGVEIVPVYNRAPLIEGAVSYLEHKLIEEGIAVALVTLIFLLHVRAAFVAIITLPLGVLGAFLVMSGQGVTANIMSLGGIAIAIGAMVDASIVMVENASRRLSGIDDPSPAERRAAILTAAKEVGPGVFFSLLIIVVSFLPVFALTGQSFRLFSPLAFTKTYAMAFAALLSVTLVPVLMIWLLRGRIRREEANPVNRFFVAAYKPALALAMRFRWLTIGLTALLMLSALIPLSRTGSEFMPALYEGELLYMPSTLPGVSQTKVREILGQTNRIIAAVPEVESVFGKAGRADTATDPAPLTMIETWIRLKPREEWRDGITPDALIDDLNARLQMPGLVNSWGYPIKIRMDMVSTGVRTPVGIKVTGDDLAEIEGIAQEVEAVVTDIPGTRSAFADRVLGGRYLEIRPDRAELARRNIDMGTFQMVVQTAIGGMPLSQSVEGRERYDILLRYDRPFRERPEDLQNILVPGASGAHIPLGEVADIVFAEGPPMIRSENARLTGWVFVDIAGRDLGGYVSEAREVVADAVELPPGYAIEWSGQYEQLEKAAARLQIAIPAAAGLIFLLLMLHFGRLDRTLMIMASLPFGLLGGLWALWIAGYDFSVAVAVGFIALGGIAVETAVVMLLYIDAQVREERPGDLTALVRAVSHGAVLRVRPKLMTVLTIIVGLAPIFFTEGLGSDVMRRIALPMLGGMISTTLLTLIVIPVIYTVWVSRQLEDRHASAPGDRRPVPQN, from the coding sequence ATGAGCGAACACGACCCTTCCCTCACTGGCCATGACCCGACAAAGAGCTGGGTGGCGGCGGTCATCGACTGGTCCGTCCGTAATCAGCTCATCGTGCTGGCCCTCGCGGCGGCGTTGGCTGTGGCGGGCTGGTTGGCCGTGCAGCGGACCCCCCTCGATGCCATCCCGGATCTCACCGACACTCAAGTGATCATCCGGACGGATTTCCCCGGCCAGTCACCGCAAATCGTCGAAGACCTTGTCACCTATCCTCTGTCGACGCAGCTTCTTGGGCTGCCGAAGACCAAGGACGTGCGCGGCGCATCGATGTTCGGAACGAGCTTCGTCTACGTCATATTCGAGGACGATGTGGACCTCTACTGGGCTCGCTCGCGGGTGGTGGAGGCGCTGTCCCGGCTGGGGGATGTTCTGCCGGATGCGGCAACCCCGCAGATCGGCCCGGACGCAACGGGGGTGGGCTGGGTTTATCAGTATGCACTGGTGGACCGGACGGGCGGAACCGATCTCGCCGAGCTGCGCTCGATCCAGGACTGGTTCCTGAAGCTCGAGCTTTCTGGCGTCGAAGGCGTCGCCGAGGTCGCCTCCGTCGGCGGGTATGTGCGCGAGTATCAGGTGCTGATCGACCCTAACCGCCTGCGGGCCTTCGATGTGCCCATCGGCCGGATCGCCGAGGCTGTCCGGACCGCGAGCGCAGAGGTCGGCGGGCGTGTCATCGAGCAGGGCGAGACGGAGTTCATGGTCCGCTCATCGGGCTATGTGGATGAGCGGGAAGACCTCGAACAGGCGGTCGTTTACGCCGAGGACGGAACGCCGGTGACCCTCGGCGACATCGCTCGCATCGTCGAGGGCCCAGCCCTGCGCCGCGGTGTCGTGGAGCTGAACGGCGAAGGCGAAGTCGTCGCCGGGATCGTCGTCATGCGCGACGGCGAGAATGCGCTGGAGGTGATCGACCGGGTCGAGGCGAAGCTCGACCAACTCCGCAACGGGTTGCCGGAGGGGGTCGAGATCGTGCCTGTCTACAATCGCGCGCCGCTCATCGAGGGCGCCGTGTCCTACCTCGAGCACAAGCTGATCGAGGAGGGGATCGCCGTGGCGCTCGTCACGCTGATCTTTCTTCTCCATGTGCGCGCGGCCTTTGTGGCGATCATCACCCTGCCGCTCGGTGTGCTGGGCGCTTTCCTGGTCATGTCCGGTCAGGGGGTGACGGCAAATATCATGTCACTGGGCGGCATTGCCATCGCCATCGGCGCCATGGTCGATGCGTCCATCGTCATGGTGGAGAACGCCAGCCGCAGGCTATCGGGAATTGACGATCCGTCCCCGGCGGAACGGCGCGCCGCCATCCTGACGGCAGCCAAGGAGGTGGGACCCGGTGTCTTCTTCTCTCTCCTCATCATCGTCGTCTCCTTCCTGCCGGTCTTCGCCTTGACGGGGCAGAGCTTCCGTCTGTTCTCGCCGCTCGCCTTCACCAAGACCTATGCCATGGCGTTCGCAGCACTCCTCTCGGTGACGCTGGTCCCGGTACTGATGATCTGGCTGTTGCGCGGGCGCATCCGGCGGGAGGAGGCGAACCCGGTGAACCGTTTCTTCGTCGCGGCGTACAAGCCGGCCCTCGCCCTCGCCATGCGGTTCCGGTGGCTGACCATCGGGCTCACGGCGCTCCTGATGCTGAGCGCCTTGATCCCGCTGTCGCGCACGGGATCGGAGTTCATGCCCGCGCTTTATGAGGGCGAGCTTCTTTATATGCCGTCCACCCTGCCGGGTGTTTCGCAGACCAAGGTGCGAGAGATCCTGGGGCAGACGAACCGGATCATCGCCGCCGTCCCTGAGGTCGAGAGCGTCTTCGGCAAGGCGGGGCGGGCGGACACAGCCACCGACCCTGCGCCGCTGACCATGATAGAGACATGGATCCGGCTGAAGCCGCGCGAGGAATGGCGCGACGGGATAACGCCGGACGCTCTGATCGACGACCTGAATGCCCGGCTTCAAATGCCGGGCCTCGTCAACAGCTGGGGATATCCCATCAAGATCCGTATGGATATGGTTTCGACCGGTGTGCGTACACCGGTGGGGATCAAGGTCACGGGAGACGATTTGGCCGAGATCGAAGGGATCGCCCAGGAGGTCGAGGCGGTGGTGACCGATATTCCGGGAACCCGCTCAGCCTTCGCCGATCGGGTTCTGGGCGGACGCTATCTCGAAATCCGCCCGGACCGGGCCGAGCTCGCCCGGCGCAATATCGACATGGGCACGTTCCAGATGGTCGTCCAGACCGCCATCGGGGGAATGCCTCTGTCGCAGAGCGTCGAAGGCCGAGAGCGTTACGACATCCTTCTGCGCTATGATCGTCCTTTCCGTGAGCGCCCCGAGGACCTCCAGAACATCCTCGTGCCCGGAGCGTCGGGCGCGCATATCCCGCTGGGCGAGGTGGCGGATATCGTCTTCGCCGAGGGCCCGCCCATGATCCGGTCGGAGAACGCAAGGCTGACGGGCTGGGTCTTCGTGGACATCGCTGGCCGAGACCTCGGCGGCTATGTGTCCGAAGCAAGGGAGGTGGTCGCCGATGCGGTCGAGTTGCCCCCCGGCTACGCCATCGAATGGTCAGGGCAATACGAGCAGCTTGAGAAGGCCGCCGCCCGGCTACAGATCGCCATTCCCGCTGCGGCGGGCCTGATCTTCCTGCTGCTCATGCTGCATTTCGGGCGTCTCGACCGGACGCTGATGATCATGGCGTCGCTCCCCTTCGGCCTTCTTGGCGGGCTCTGGGCGCTGTGGATCGCCGGATACGACTTCTCCGTTGCTGTCGCTGTCGGCTTCATCGCGCTCGGCGGGATCGCGGTGGAGACGGCTGTGGTGATGCTTCTCTATATCGATGCGCAGGTGCGCGAGGAGCGCCCCGGCGATCTCACGGCCCTTGTGCGGGCCGTCAGCCATGGCGCAGTCCTCCGCGTGCGGCCGAAGCTGATGACCGTCTTGACGATCATTGTCGGGCTGGCGCCGATCTTCTTCACCGAAGGTCTCGGGTCGGACGTGATGCGCCGCATCGCCCTGCCCATGCTGGGCGGGATGATCTCGACAACCCTCCTGACGCTGATCGTGATCCCCGTGATCTATACGGTCTGGGTCTCCCGCCAATTGGAAGATCGGCACGCTTCCGCTCCTGGCGACCGCCGTCCCGTGCCGCAAAATTGA